GCGCAAAACCACGTTGTGTGAAGCAGATCGCAAAATGTTGGCGGTACGCACGTTACTATCAATACTAGTATGGCAGTTGAGTGTGTTTACTTTTAAAGGTGGTAATAAGCATGCAAATGACAATGCGCTGGTTTGGGCCAGTCGAAGATAAAATTCCGCTGGAGCATATCCGCCAGGTTCCCGGCGTTGAAGGCGTTGTAGGCGCGCTGTATGACGTTCCGGTTGGCGATGTGTGGCCAAAAGAGAAAATCCGCGCCCTTGCCGACCAGGTTCACCAGGCCGGTCTGAAAATGGAAGTGATTGAAAGCGTTAACATTCACGATGATATCAAAATCGGTCTGCCCAGCCGCGACCAGTTGATTGCTAATTACCAACAAACGATCCGCAACCTGGCGGAAATCGGCGTTAAAGTCATCTGTTATAACTTCATGCCGGTCTTTGACTGGATGAAAACGGACATGAATTACGTCCTGCCGGATGGTTCATTGACCATGGCGTTTGAGAAAAAAGGCATCGATAAGACCCTCGACGAAGTGGTGAAAGAGGTGCTGGAAAATTCCAACGGTTTTGCCCTGCCGGGCTGGGAGCCGGAACGCCTGGCGAAAGTGCAGGAGTTATTTGCCAAATATAAAGATGTTGATGATGCGAAACTGCGGGAAAATCTGGTCTATTTCCTTGAGCGCGTTGTTCCGGTGTGTGAAGAAGTCGGTATTAAAATGGCTATTCACCCGGACGATCCGCCGTATTCCATTTTCGGTTTGCCGCGCATTGTTAAAAACCGCGACGATCTCGACTGGATTTGTAATGCAGTGAATTCTGAAGCCAATGGAATTACGTTATGCACCGGCTCCATTGCCGAAGATCCTGATAATAACGTTTATGAAATCCTTGCCGAATTTACCCGCCGCAAGCGTATTCATTTCGCCCATGTGCGAAATATCAAATTAATCAAAGATAAAGATTTTTACGAATCAGCGCATTTGTCCCGTTACGGTTCGCTGGATATGTTTGAAGTGATGAAAGCCTTGCACGCCAATGGCTTTGACGGCTATATCCGACCCGATCACGGGCGCTTTATCTGGGGTGAAACTGGACGTCCCGGCTACGGCCTGTACGACCGCGCACTTGGCGTTACCTACCTACACGGATTGTGGGAAGCTCTCGAAAAACAACACTAATAATTTATGGGCCGGTGGTTCCACCGGCTTTTCTTGATGACAAATCCGTAAGGTATTCTCTATGTCCCCGCTGTTAGCATTATTTTGGGTGCTGGTAGGTATTGCGCTCTTAGTTGTCATGAACCTCCGCTATAAATTCCACAATATTTTCGCTTTGCTGATTGCCGGTATTTTTGTCGCCATCATGGAAGGCATTCCGCTGGACAAAATCGTCACCGTAATTCAGGACGGGTTGGGCAGTATTCTCGGCCACCTGGCGCTGATTATTATTTTCGGTGCCATCATTGGGAAATTTATGACCGAGTCCGGCGCCAGCCAGCGGATCGCTGACACGGTTATTGAACATTGCGGCACGCGTTTTCTCTCTGTCGGTTTAATGTTTATTGGCGTTATTTTTGGCATTGCCATGTTTTATGAAGTGGCATTCCTGATTGCCATGCCGCTGGTGTTAAATATCGCCAAAAAAGCCAATATTCCGTACATGAAATTAGTAGTACCGACGGTCGTGGGCGCAACGATGGGACACAGCCTGTTCCCGCCGCAGCCCGGCCCGGTTGCGCTGATCAGCGCCTTTAATGCCGATATTGTGCAGGTCTATCTGTATGGCATTTTAGTGATTATTCCGGCGCTGTTTTGCGCGGGCATTTTACTGCCAAAATATCTGCCGGGCATCAAAGCGATTCCGCTCAATTCGCTGCTCAAACCGGTCGAAGAAAAAACCTCACACGATTTGCCCTCTTTTGGCATCAGCATCTTCATTCCGCTGATCCCGGCGGTGCTAATGATTGTCGCCTCTGTCGTCAAAGGGTTTATGCCTGCGGGTTCTGAACTGGTCAAAGTGTGCACTTTTTTTGGTAGCGCGGAGATCAGCATGCTGCTGGCAACGCTCGCCGCAGTGTGGTTCCTTGGCGTCAAGCGAGGCATGACGCCGGACGGGGTGACCCACTGCGTGAGCGACGCGATTGCGAAAATCGCTAACGTTTTATTTGTGATAAGCGCAGGCGGCATCCTGAAACAGGTAATTGTGGTTTCCGGGGTCGGCGATCATATCGTGACGATTATGAGTGACGTTCCTTTATCGCCGTTTATTGTGGCATGGATAATCACCGCGATTATTCGCATTCTCACCGGCCAAGGCGCGGTAGCGGCTATTACCTCTGCCGGGATTGTTGCGCCGATGGTCAACGCGTTTCATCTCAACCCGGCATTGATGTGCCTCGCCGTTGCCTGCGGCAGCAACACCATTACGCTAATGTACGACGGCGGCTTTTTGCTGTTCAAAGAGACATTCGGCATTTCGATGAAAGACACCTTTAAAACATGGGGCCTGCTGGAATTGATCAACTCGGTGGTTGGCTTAGGAATGGTACTGGTGCTGAGCCTGTTTATTGCCTGATAGCATGACAAAGGGGGAATGTAACATTCCCCTCTTTTCATGATTATCGTGATAAGCAGCAGCAAGAGAGATTACTTTATAGGCAGCTTTTCTTTCTGTTCATCAAAGGTAAAAAACGAAACGATATCAGCCAGTTGCTTCGCATAATGATCCATGTTTTTAGCGATGCTGGCAGATTGCTCCACCAGTAACGCATTTTGCTGCGTCACGCTATCCATCTCATTGAGGGCAACAGCCACCTGGTTCACACCGCTGCTTTGCTCATCGGAAGAGTGGCTAATTTCATTCATAATGGTGCTCACTTGCGATATCGCATCCACCACTTCGTCCATCGCTTTAGCCGCATCCTTGACATGCACTGTGCCCGCATTCACATCCAACTTTGACTCCTGAATAAGCGCGTTG
The nucleotide sequence above comes from Kosakonia sp. H02. Encoded proteins:
- the uxuA gene encoding mannonate dehydratase: MQMTMRWFGPVEDKIPLEHIRQVPGVEGVVGALYDVPVGDVWPKEKIRALADQVHQAGLKMEVIESVNIHDDIKIGLPSRDQLIANYQQTIRNLAEIGVKVICYNFMPVFDWMKTDMNYVLPDGSLTMAFEKKGIDKTLDEVVKEVLENSNGFALPGWEPERLAKVQELFAKYKDVDDAKLRENLVYFLERVVPVCEEVGIKMAIHPDDPPYSIFGLPRIVKNRDDLDWICNAVNSEANGITLCTGSIAEDPDNNVYEILAEFTRRKRIHFAHVRNIKLIKDKDFYESAHLSRYGSLDMFEVMKALHANGFDGYIRPDHGRFIWGETGRPGYGLYDRALGVTYLHGLWEALEKQH
- a CDS encoding gluconate:H+ symporter, which gives rise to MSPLLALFWVLVGIALLVVMNLRYKFHNIFALLIAGIFVAIMEGIPLDKIVTVIQDGLGSILGHLALIIIFGAIIGKFMTESGASQRIADTVIEHCGTRFLSVGLMFIGVIFGIAMFYEVAFLIAMPLVLNIAKKANIPYMKLVVPTVVGATMGHSLFPPQPGPVALISAFNADIVQVYLYGILVIIPALFCAGILLPKYLPGIKAIPLNSLLKPVEEKTSHDLPSFGISIFIPLIPAVLMIVASVVKGFMPAGSELVKVCTFFGSAEISMLLATLAAVWFLGVKRGMTPDGVTHCVSDAIAKIANVLFVISAGGILKQVIVVSGVGDHIVTIMSDVPLSPFIVAWIITAIIRILTGQGAVAAITSAGIVAPMVNAFHLNPALMCLAVACGSNTITLMYDGGFLLFKETFGISMKDTFKTWGLLELINSVVGLGMVLVLSLFIA